The following coding sequences are from one Streptomyces dengpaensis window:
- a CDS encoding zinc-binding dehydrogenase, which produces MRAAQVKAFGGPEVLVPVEVPDPVPASGEVVIDVAYADTIFVETQVRAGWGREYFPVTPPYVPGSGVAGVVSALGPDAPAEWLGRRVISFVTGGYAERAVAPASALSVVPDSVDLLHAAALVHDGVTASGLLELTGIRATDRVLVLGASGGMGTLLIQLAHARGARVVGVARGAAKLALVRELGADAAIDATRDDWPAAARHALGGREEAADVVLDGVGGQLGAAAFPLTADGGRFSAHGAPTGGFSPVDPAEAARRDITLLGIGDVQFGPDDLRRFTSAALTEAAAGRMRPLIGEVFPLEGAGEAHAAIEGRELVGKVVLKV; this is translated from the coding sequence ATGCGAGCAGCACAGGTGAAGGCGTTCGGCGGCCCGGAGGTTCTCGTTCCGGTGGAGGTCCCGGACCCGGTCCCGGCGTCCGGCGAGGTCGTGATCGACGTGGCGTACGCGGACACGATCTTCGTGGAGACCCAGGTGCGGGCGGGCTGGGGCCGGGAGTACTTCCCGGTGACGCCTCCGTACGTCCCCGGGAGCGGCGTAGCGGGCGTGGTCAGTGCCCTGGGCCCGGACGCCCCCGCCGAGTGGCTGGGGCGCCGGGTCATCTCCTTCGTGACGGGCGGCTACGCGGAGCGGGCGGTGGCCCCGGCCTCGGCCCTGTCGGTCGTACCGGACTCCGTGGACCTCCTGCACGCCGCCGCCCTGGTCCACGACGGCGTCACCGCCTCCGGCCTCCTCGAACTGACCGGCATCCGCGCCACCGACCGCGTCCTCGTCCTCGGCGCCTCCGGAGGCATGGGCACGCTCCTGATCCAGCTGGCCCACGCCCGCGGGGCGCGCGTGGTCGGGGTGGCCCGGGGGGCCGCGAAGCTTGCTCTGGTACGGGAGTTGGGCGCGGACGCGGCGATCGACGCCACGCGCGACGACTGGCCGGCGGCCGCCCGCCACGCCCTCGGCGGGCGGGAGGAGGCCGCCGATGTCGTCCTGGACGGCGTGGGCGGCCAACTCGGCGCCGCCGCCTTCCCGTTGACCGCCGACGGCGGCCGCTTCTCGGCCCACGGCGCCCCCACCGGGGGCTTCTCCCCCGTCGACCCGGCCGAAGCAGCCCGCCGCGACATCACGCTCCTCGGCATCGGCGACGTCCAGTTCGGCCCCGACGACCTGCGCCGCTTCACCTCCGCCGCCCTCACGGAAGCCGCGGCGGGGCGGATGCGGCCGCTGATCGGCGAGGTGTTTCCGCTGGAAGGGGCGGGGGAGGCGCATGCGGCCATTGAGGGGCGGGAGCTGGTGGGGAAGGTGGTGCTGAAGGTGTGA